A single Curtobacterium sp. MCJR17_020 DNA region contains:
- a CDS encoding alpha/beta hydrolase: MTEITAHHGLFKDTNLHVDDTGGSGRTVVLIHGWPLSGESWSKQVPAFVDAGHRVVTYDRRGFGRSDKPKTGYDYDHLTEDLHTILTELDLQDVTLVGFSMGGGEVARYFSKYGTERLHSVVFASAVPPYLLQTSDNPDGPLPKEQAAEMTAGLTKDEDAFYDQFTTDFFSVDGTLVVSEEDRQQALTLAKQASKTAALEAMASFANTDFRDDLSKVTVPTLVIHGDGDATVPFEGSGARTHAAIAGSELHVVSGGPHGVNVSHPDEWNRVVLEFLAK; this comes from the coding sequence TTGACCGAGATCACCGCCCACCACGGGCTCTTCAAGGACACGAACCTGCACGTCGACGACACCGGCGGCTCCGGCCGCACCGTCGTCCTGATCCACGGCTGGCCGCTCTCCGGCGAGTCCTGGAGCAAGCAGGTCCCGGCGTTCGTCGACGCCGGACACCGCGTCGTCACCTACGACCGTCGCGGCTTCGGTCGCAGCGACAAGCCGAAGACCGGCTACGACTACGACCACCTCACCGAGGACCTGCACACGATCCTCACCGAGCTCGACCTGCAGGACGTCACGCTCGTCGGCTTCTCGATGGGCGGCGGCGAGGTCGCCCGCTACTTCTCGAAGTACGGCACCGAGCGGCTGCACAGCGTCGTCTTCGCCTCGGCTGTGCCGCCGTACCTGCTGCAGACGTCGGACAACCCGGACGGCCCGCTGCCGAAGGAGCAGGCGGCCGAGATGACCGCGGGCCTGACGAAGGACGAGGACGCGTTCTACGACCAGTTCACGACCGACTTCTTCTCGGTGGACGGCACCCTGGTCGTCTCCGAGGAGGACCGGCAGCAGGCACTCACGCTCGCGAAGCAGGCGTCGAAGACCGCCGCGCTCGAGGCGATGGCCTCGTTCGCGAACACCGACTTCCGTGACGACCTGTCGAAGGTCACCGTGCCGACGCTCGTCATCCACGGCGACGGCGACGCGACCGTGCCGTTCGAGGGCTCGGGTGCCCGTACGCACGCCGCGATCGCCGGCTCCGAGCTGCACGTCGTGTCCGGTGGTCCGCACGGCGTCAACGTCAGCCACCCCGACGAGTGGAACCGCGTGGTGCTGGAGTTCCTCGCGAAGTAG